TATGAATCATCATACCTTGGTATTCTTCTTATGGTTAGATTTCTGATTGGAGTTCCATCTTCTGGACGGCTCTTTATTAGATTCTTTACCTATGTCAAGTCGACAGTTTGGAAGTAACAGTATGCGGTGAGTGAAAAATTGCAAGGCAAAAgatgcaataaaattaattagattgcTGCTACGTCATTAAGACCAAGGTATAGATCTTTGATACATGCATTAACCTGAGAAAGAACTATCTATTAAGGTTATGCATAGGAGTGCATATTTCTTTTAGGATTACTTCTTACACTTTGTTATTGCATGCATTCTTGACAGGTAACTGTGAACCACATAGGAGAGTTTTATTTGGTTGAACTCACCAGTACAAGCCCAACAATGTTAGCCGGGCTTCCCAAGTAGACAGGCACCCGACTATGCCCTTTGCTCAATATTAGACCCATTGTGTCACTGAGGAAGAGATCAAATAATCACAGAGGAACAAGAAAAGCTTGCAATGGAGAAAAAGTTAAGGTGCAGGGACATATCATACTTGTCGAGTTTAGCATTAAGATCTAGAGAAAATACTGAAGATAATGGTGTCATTGCATCTTTCGCTGTCTTTGCAGTCAAGTCTAGTGCTCCAGAGATAATGGTTGTTTCATTGTGGGACAATTCACCCCCTTTTCCTGCCTGATTGCTCAAAATTGTTCACATGTAGGGAAAACAGTGAAATTGATGCCTGTTATCTACATTGGTATTTAGTAATGATAATTGTGCAGGTTGTGAGCTTTTAACTAACCTCATTTCCATGCATATCGACAAGTGTTTTCAGCTCCGCACGCCTCAGCAGAGCAGAGTGCCCCTTCCCAAGCAGCAAGTCCAAAAGCTTGTGGTATGTGCAATACAAACTTAGCTTATTAGATGggatatatgtatttttgtaAAAGGGAAGATGTGATATATGTTGATTATATGCATAGTCATTAGTTTCTTAGCTTGTGAGTTCGACtgaaaaaaacatgaattacCTTACTGATGGGGTATGATATAGGAAAAACAATTATGACTAGCAGTCGAACCACTACTGATAGCCTGGCACCAATGTTCAATCCGTATCGGGAGCACACAGCTTGAGGGATAATctgataaaaattaatgttgttGGTTTCATGTAAAAAAGATGTTAACAACTTTGTGTGTCCTGATAGAAACTACAGACCTCTCCAAATGCGAGTATGAGTGTAACTGAGATTAACACAGCACCCCAGGCGGGGAGAAGAGAGTCGACGAAAATAGGAAGTGCCTTGCATGAATCAGAGACAAACTTGAGTTGATGAGGAATAATTTTCCATGTTTAGACACTATTCTAATGCAGAAAAACGGTACTGATGTTTTATGTAACGATGGATACCTCCATGGCTAGGGCGTTACATATGAGGAGTGTGCAGAGCAACAAGTGCTGATTCTTGACAATAGGAAGAATCTTTTCTgagaatataaattaataagcCGTTTATCAACTTGATTCTTGAACGAAAACATTTGTATCTAACGCTAATTGAAGATACTGACCAGCGTTCTTTCTGTCTTCTGGCTTGCCAGCTTTGATGAGGACTTCGAGATCAACTAGGCTGAGAGACATCAGTCCTAGAGTAAGGCCAGACATGAGTCCTGCGAAACAAACAAGCGCGATGCATATCACTAGATACACCCAAAACATCGTTTCACAACATGGGACATCGTTTGCTGCCATTGCAATCTAAACAGGTATGCACTAGatttggttttggttctgtTATGGATAAATTCTGTTGAAAAGTAATGATATACTTATATAAGTGGAGGACAAGGATAGTGGACCAATCGCGAACACAACAGACAAGAACTCTTAGCTTTTGAGTAAGATTATGATGGTTATTGGGGAATGATGATAGCATAAGCAATAATCAATAAAGATTTGTGCATAATGCGTGATTAGTGAACTAAACTTCCTTTCTTTACTTTATATTTCTACgttcttcttttttgttgtCATCTGTTTGTCTTAGAATTCAAGATGGATTTCCACCACTGTTCcatgttttgaatttatatcTATTTAGGAAAACAAAACGGGAAAAGCTGTATATGATTAATATGGGACTGTTGGATATTAAATGTGAATAATGGGCCGGTTGGGTTATAtcattatactaatcagtTTTCAAGTATGGTTGCTGACCGACCAAGCGAAAGTTTTAGTTCTAGATTCTGACTAGATTGTTTGTTTTTGCTAATGTATACTACATGGTTATATTTTCTCGTAGAGTTTCTTGCAACCGCTCCATGTGTTATCTCGGCCGGTAAGGCATTTGCAAGAATAGATGACATCTCGATAATGAGTACGCCACTTGACCAACTAGGCCACCCTGAAGTACTTTTGCTATCCTGAGTTTCAAGGCTCTTGCGGATGCTGGATTTAAGGAGGCAACCCTTTCTCCCTTCATGAGTTCAAAGGCAGGTACCAAGAAAAGCACCAGAggtataatagtagtactagtaactAAATGTTAAATGCCATAGTTATTCTTGGATGCAATATATTATAGAGCCATGCACAGTTCAGTTTAAAAAAGTACTAGCATAACACAAACTGGGATATTAGGTAAGTGGAAATGTGGCTGAATGACGAAACAAAAGGGATGTAGTAGGTATTCTATGTTTTTCTCTTGATTTAGGTATTAAGATATTATTATGCACTTTACGCGCAGAAAACGCGGAGTACAGGTCACTTGGCTAATTAATCTTGGAGTAATATAGTATAGtacatttttgtgtttatgaACGAGGGAAggttattgttttttaattaataggcTGGGGTTGATTTACTGCGACCACGACAATAATGAGAAACGATTATTGGTCATCAACCTATTAGTTtgagtattatatatttcctgaaataattattcatgAAATAAGCAATTGTTTATACATATCTcgctattaaattattttttactctctctgtATACAACAAATTATTAGTACCAGTATGATATGAATTATGAAGTACTCATAAACTCTGTTTCACAGTTGGTACGCAGATCTAAGAATTTATCTACGCTTAATTATGGAACAGGAAAACTAAAACTACTgttactctctccatctcatAAGAGTGCATTCTTTTTTTAGTCAGTCTCATTACAAAcaatttctaatttaaaattttgtattttttttaattgaggTAGGATTGatttttcactaacaatacttaactttttaaatttttttttatttcttactttatcaattgtatactattaaaattcgtgtccaACCAATAATGCATACTCTTGTAGGACCTAGGAAGTAACCGTTCCAATTAAACTAAGGTATAAAAGGCTGAAATTGAACAAAAATGTTTGTAAGAGGAACACAAAAATGGAATAGGATAGAGATATCCCAAGTTTTCCAAAATCATATAcatcatattttcttatttcttaatttgcaagttttcaattcattttgaACATCATGCAAAAGAAACGAAAAATTCCCAATTTAATACAGTCGTGGATCACCTATACTAACCATAATGaaatgagagagagggaaagagagaTGGTTATTTGGGTTGATGATAATAGCGTCATTATCATGCATACCTCCACAAACTAAGCGAGGCCGCTTTGGCCTTTGAGTGAACGCAGGAGGCGGCCTAACCCCTTGATGGGGGGCTTAGGCAGCTGCCAAAGTggtaatttaatcaattaacatAAATTTACATGAAAAGATTGTCTCTGTTACACTTCCACATAGTAGTACTGTAATACAGCATCGTTACAAGTGAACAACAGATGCATTCTATTATATCATCCACAAAGATGGCCATTTTTATCTTGCCAAAAAGAACATCAATAGAAGAAATTTCTATCATAACAACACTCAGGCCACAGGAAAAGAATGACTTATAGCTAGCTGATTCTTGAACACTAttgatatactactatactactcCTTGCTTCTTCTTCCACAGACTAGGGACAATGACTTAGTGTTACCTTGAAACTTCTCATTAAAGACTACTGAATCCTCTTTCGAGTAAAAGAGTTTCATGTTGCAGTTATGAACTCTCGGTATCGGGAGAACCAATACCACCACAATGGTCTAAAATTCGATCACAGATACAAAATGTTGTGGGAAAATCAGATATCATATGGTCAATTTGGTACCTCTACTTCAAGAATTTAGACAAATATCTCAAAGTGTTCCACATCAAAGgagaaataaagaagaaatcaCCATTGTATAAAAAGAGCAAAGCATCCACTAAATTCGATTCTCATTCTGTCGCCCATCCCAGTTCCAATTGGTTAACTGACTAAACGATTGGTGTAAGGCGGCGGTTGTGTGGACAACAAACCCAACTCGCATCACCTTGGATATCCCAAAGTTCCAATCCATCTTTATAAACAACATATTGAactatactatttttatctatatagGCTAATCATGAAACATAAACTACTATAAAGGTGTAACTATCAATATCAAATCCCTTCTACAGGTTTTTCCTATTCCATTATTCTGAAAAGGTGGAAATGTTTTCATAACTCAGCATCAAGAACAACTCTGCTTATAAACAAACGCATAAATCATGAATgaagtttaagaaaaattcaTGATAATACCAGGACAAATGCAACGGTGTGTTCTCCACCGCAAGAGCAGGTatcatccaaaaatgaaatgtaaacCACTATTTCTACGAATCAAGATATTCTCACAATCATCTTGTTCTTCTTCCCGGCTGACAAAAGGATAACCTTTCCATCAACAATGTCATCCGCTTCGATCTTCTTTGCCTCACTATCAACTCTGTTATTATTCAAATACAGTCCCCCCTGCTTGAGCAGGCGCCGAGCAGCCGATTTGCTCTCAAGAAGGCCAGTGCAGACTGAGAGATCCACAAGAGATATGTCCAACACCTTATCCTGCGGCAGAGAAAACGATGGCACATCCTCTGCAATACTCTCTATCGTCTTCGAATCCAGCTTCGTCTCAGCCCCGGGCCTCAACGCCTCTGTGGCCTTGAGAGCCTCCGCGAGACCCTCATCGCCGTGGACAAATCGCGTAACCTCCTCCGCCAGCCTGCGCTGTGCGGAATTGGGGGAATAGCCAGGGCTCtgcatttcaatttcaatttttgaaatctCATCCATGGGGAGAAAGGTTAGAATCTTGAGGAATCTCACGACGTCGGCATcggagatggagaagaaataCTGGTAGAATTGGTAGGGCGATAGCAGCGACGGCGAGAGCCAAACGGCGCCGTCTTCGGATTTACCGAATTTGGTGCCGTCACTCTTGAGGAGGAGAGGGAATGTGAGGCCGTAGGCGCCTTCGGTTTGGAGAATTCTGCGGATAAGGTCGGTGCCGGCGGTGATGTTTCCCCATTGATCGCTTCCCCCAATTTGGACATTGACGCCTTCGTCGCGGAAGAGATGGAGGAAATCGTAGCCCTGGAGCAATTGATAGGTGAATTCCGTGTAGCTCATCCCCTGCTCCGATTCGAGGCGGCGGCGGACGCTCTCCTTCGACATCATCGCTCCCACCCTAGCGTGCCTCCCGACGTCGCGCAGGAAATCCAGGAGCTTCACGTCCTTCCACCAATCGTAATTGTTCAAAATCGcgacggcggcggaggaggaggatggAGACGCCGTCGGGGGAGAGACGCGTTCGAGAATGGTGAGGATCGAGGCTGAGATTGCGGCGACGTTTCTATCGAGGGATGCGAGATCCAATTGGGGGCGCTCGAGGCTCTTGCCGGAGGGGTCACCCACGCGGCCGGTGGCGCCGCCAACTAGGGCGACAGCACGGTGGCCGCAGCGGAGGAACCAGGAGAGGACGATTAGGCCGAGGAGATTGCCGAGGTGGAGGCTGTCGGCGGTGGGGTCGAAGCCGCAGTAGACGCGGAGGGGAGGGGAGTCGGGGCGGCGGAGGGAGTCGGCGGTGAGGGAGTCGAGGAGGCCTCGCTCTTCGAGG
The genomic region above belongs to Salvia hispanica cultivar TCC Black 2014 chromosome 3, UniMelb_Shisp_WGS_1.0, whole genome shotgun sequence and contains:
- the LOC125213663 gene encoding DUF21 domain-containing protein At5g52790-like translates to MAANDVPCCETMFWVYLVICIALVCFAGLMSGLTLGLMSLSLVDLEVLIKAGKPEDRKNAEKILPIVKNQHLLLCTLLICNALAMEALPIFVDSLLPAWGAVLISVTLILAFGEIIPQAVCSRYGLNIGARLSVVVRLLVIIVFPISYPISKLLDLLLGKGHSALLRRAELKTLVDMHGNEAGKGGELSHNETTIISGALDLTAKTAKDAMTPLSSVFSLDLNAKLDNDTMGLILSKGHSRVPVYLGSPANIVGLVLVKNLIKSRPEDGTPIRNLTIRRIPRVHECLPLYDILNQFQKGQSHMAVVVKSTTPLNDVIESASSKSNSAQRQTDRTINVDCLVSTPHRDEEVLGIITMEDVLEELLQEPIYDETDDYVDLHNQIKINLITNGKMSSQSPGKLRTPTASPYSSSHQTPFSYHQTAMTRSPLSPYIQSPISRPHISSSTGNSAPASPAGIKHPQGSPSIYNQAQRKSYEKFRRLDHP
- the LOC125213664 gene encoding tyrosine--tRNA ligase, chloroplastic/mitochondrial, with product MRIEMAFAAANCCRTLLFATTRLASPLLLRRPPLSCNTRLYSSRSNVVQILEERGLLDSLTADSLRRPDSPPLRVYCGFDPTADSLHLGNLLGLIVLSWFLRCGHRAVALVGGATGRVGDPSGKSLERPQLDLASLDRNVAAISASILTILERVSPPTASPSSSSAAVAILNNYDWWKDVKLLDFLRDVGRHARVGAMMSKESVRRRLESEQGMSYTEFTYQLLQGYDFLHLFRDEGVNVQIGGSDQWGNITAGTDLIRRILQTEGAYGLTFPLLLKSDGTKFGKSEDGAVWLSPSLLSPYQFYQYFFSISDADVVRFLKILTFLPMDEISKIEIEMQSPGYSPNSAQRRLAEEVTRFVHGDEGLAEALKATEALRPGAETKLDSKTIESIAEDVPSFSLPQDKVLDISLVDLSVCTGLLESKSAARRLLKQGGLYLNNNRVDSEAKKIEADDIVDGKVILLSAGKKNKMIVRIS